The Streptomyces sp. P9-A4 genome contains a region encoding:
- the hpnH gene encoding adenosyl-hopene transferase HpnH — MAMPLRQSIRVGTYLFEQKLRKREKFPLIVELEPLFACNLKCEGCGKIQHPAGVLKQRMPVAQAVGAVLESGAPMVSIAGGEPLMHPQIDEIVRQLVAKRKYVFLCTNAMLMRKKLEDFTPSPYFAFAVHIDGLRERHDESVAKEGVFDEAVAAIKEAKRRGFRVTTNSTFFNTDTPQTIIEVLNFLNDDLQVDEMMISPAYAYEKAPDQEHFLGVEQTRELFKKAFAGGNRRRWRLNHSPLFLDFLEGKADFPCTAWAIPNYSLFGWQRPCYLMSDGYVPTYRELIEDTDWDKYGRGKDPRCANCMAHCGYEPTAVLATMGSLKESLRAIRETVSGNSA, encoded by the coding sequence ATGGCCATGCCGCTCCGTCAGTCCATCCGGGTCGGGACCTACCTCTTCGAACAGAAGCTCCGCAAGCGCGAGAAGTTCCCGCTCATCGTCGAACTCGAACCGCTCTTCGCCTGCAACCTCAAGTGCGAGGGCTGCGGGAAGATCCAGCACCCGGCCGGCGTCCTCAAGCAGCGCATGCCCGTCGCCCAGGCCGTCGGGGCGGTCCTGGAGTCCGGCGCCCCCATGGTGTCCATCGCGGGCGGCGAGCCCCTGATGCACCCTCAGATCGATGAGATCGTGCGGCAGTTGGTGGCCAAGAGGAAGTACGTCTTCCTCTGCACCAACGCGATGCTGATGCGCAAGAAGCTGGAGGACTTCACCCCCTCCCCGTACTTCGCCTTCGCCGTGCACATCGACGGCCTGCGCGAGCGGCACGACGAGTCGGTCGCCAAGGAGGGCGTGTTCGACGAGGCGGTGGCGGCGATCAAGGAGGCCAAGCGGCGCGGCTTCCGGGTCACCACCAATTCGACCTTCTTCAACACCGACACCCCGCAGACCATCATCGAGGTGCTCAATTTCCTCAACGACGACCTCCAGGTCGACGAAATGATGATCTCGCCCGCCTATGCGTACGAGAAGGCCCCCGACCAGGAGCACTTCCTCGGCGTCGAGCAGACCCGCGAACTCTTCAAGAAGGCGTTCGCCGGGGGCAACAGGCGCCGCTGGCGGCTCAACCACTCGCCGCTCTTCCTGGACTTCCTGGAAGGAAAGGCGGACTTCCCCTGCACCGCCTGGGCCATTCCCAACTACTCGCTCTTCGGCTGGCAGCGCCCCTGCTATCTGATGAGCGACGGCTACGTCCCCACGTACCGTGAGCTCATCGAGGACACCGACTGGGACAAGTACGGCCGGGGCAAGGACCCGCGCTGCGCCAACTGCATGGCGCACTGCGGCTACGAGCCCACCGCCGTCCTCGCCACCATGGGCTCGCTCAAGGAATCCCTGCGCGCGATCAGGGAGACCGTCTCCGGGAACAGCGCGTGA